In Sulfuricurvum sp., one DNA window encodes the following:
- the mreC gene encoding rod shape-determining protein MreC: protein MNKQALSLALTLALVVGGALYFTNLLQSPIVRLTLLIKSSYHDGIENIEHTFEEHFNQQATIIDLREKNRYYEQQLLHFHQIADDYQKLIQEENSTIQTDAKVELVRTLSYVRFGDPYRVWIEMDNFDVKKVYGLLYRGYASGIVVSNNNKAMALLNGDVKSSYAVNIGASMAPGIVRGNNERRLIVEFIPTWIPISVGDEVVTSGLDRIFLAGLKVGRVVSITRASGYQSAVIEPYFYGKNPAYFHVITQVR, encoded by the coding sequence ATGAATAAACAAGCGTTGAGTCTTGCACTCACACTTGCCCTTGTGGTGGGTGGAGCGCTTTATTTTACCAATCTCCTCCAATCCCCGATTGTCCGTTTAACCCTTCTGATAAAATCCAGCTACCATGATGGAATTGAAAACATTGAACATACTTTTGAAGAACATTTCAATCAGCAGGCCACCATCATCGATTTACGCGAAAAAAATCGTTATTATGAACAGCAGCTGCTCCATTTTCATCAAATAGCCGATGATTACCAAAAACTGATTCAAGAAGAGAACAGCACGATTCAAACCGATGCAAAAGTAGAGTTGGTACGAACCCTCTCCTACGTCCGCTTCGGCGATCCGTACCGAGTATGGATCGAGATGGATAATTTTGACGTTAAAAAAGTATACGGGCTCCTTTATCGCGGTTATGCTTCAGGCATCGTCGTCTCTAACAACAACAAGGCCATGGCGCTCCTTAACGGAGATGTCAAAAGCTCATATGCCGTCAATATCGGTGCATCAATGGCACCGGGAATCGTGCGCGGCAATAATGAACGGCGGCTGATTGTGGAATTTATTCCGACATGGATCCCTATTTCCGTCGGCGATGAAGTGGTCACATCCGGATTGGATCGTATCTTTTTAGCCGGATTAAAAGTGGGAAGAGTCGTCTCGATTACCAGAGCAAGCGGATATCAAAGTGCCGTTATCGAACCCTATTTTTACGGCAAAAATCCCGCCTATTTTCATGTCATAACACAGGTACGATAG
- a CDS encoding YfiR/HmsC family protein, whose translation MKRIFLFLTLSIAGWCASYDPFLLDTQLTLLPKIAMLDKNIAFAHNKSPIKILIAYESDDEDTALNCSKILMNKFNGILNGHPIIVTTLSFDKLDNAASYHLVYALKTNTAQLKKVRNAIASTGTLTALYDADKLSDGGILLSIRMERAPVILINAKILRENRISFPDSLLEIARII comes from the coding sequence TTGAAACGAATATTTTTGTTCCTTACCCTAAGCATAGCCGGATGGTGTGCATCGTATGATCCATTTTTATTGGATACACAGCTCACATTGCTGCCAAAAATTGCAATGCTCGATAAAAATATTGCTTTTGCACACAATAAATCTCCGATAAAAATTTTGATCGCCTATGAATCCGATGATGAAGATACTGCCCTCAACTGCAGTAAAATTTTGATGAATAAATTCAATGGAATACTAAACGGACATCCGATTATTGTCACGACCCTCTCTTTCGATAAGCTCGATAATGCCGCATCGTATCATCTTGTTTATGCACTAAAAACGAATACGGCACAGCTTAAAAAGGTCCGTAATGCCATCGCTTCAACCGGTACACTTACCGCTCTTTATGATGCGGATAAACTCAGCGACGGCGGTATCTTACTCTCCATTCGTATGGAACGAGCTCCGGTCATTTTGATCAATGCAAAAATCTTACGGGAAAATCGAATCTCTTTTCCCGACAGCCTGCTCGAGATTGCTAGAATTATCTAA
- a CDS encoding Sua5/YciO/YrdC/YwlC family protein → MKVFLAQTDTTVGFLSQDSKRLETIKMRADNKPFLKVYSDFKNLKRDIRIPNTHKRLVRHACKTTFVVKNQAFRHVCDPYHARLIQPFGWLYSTSANESGQSYVREFCQSVSDIIVEDFRGLSEQSASQIFLLTTSQIKQLR, encoded by the coding sequence ATGAAAGTTTTCCTCGCGCAAACCGACACTACCGTCGGTTTTCTATCCCAAGACTCTAAACGGTTAGAAACCATCAAAATGCGCGCCGACAATAAACCTTTTCTCAAAGTTTATTCCGATTTTAAAAATCTGAAACGCGATATTCGTATTCCAAATACCCATAAACGTCTTGTTCGACATGCCTGTAAAACGACATTCGTTGTTAAAAACCAAGCCTTTCGCCATGTTTGTGATCCATATCACGCCAGACTGATCCAACCTTTCGGTTGGCTCTATTCTACCTCAGCGAATGAAAGCGGACAATCGTATGTGAGAGAGTTTTGTCAATCCGTTAGTGACATTATTGTTGAAGATTTCAGAGGCCTCAGTGAACAGAGTGCCTCTCAAATCTTTTTGCTCACCACAAGCCAAATTAAACAGTTACGTTAG
- a CDS encoding glutathionylspermidine synthase family protein → MIKLQKINPISDAILEEIGFNWHTDSDNTKYVADELVIVTDKEAEAYYDAVNELYDMYATAAQYVIDNNLFFELGIPFNLVEMIKKSWENDVHWHLYGRFDLSGGIGGAPIKLIEFNADTPTALFETVILQWALLKYNEMDEERQFNTIYEAITENFRRLITLFDDTEKFDSLYEGWKILFSAVSGNVEEEQTVRLLQQMASDAGFNTGFEPLGGVTFDGEGIYDSEESPYEYWFKLFPWEDIAIEEPELATLLTNIMNNQKAIILNPAYTLLFQSKGMMKILCDLFPDSPYLLKTSFEPLQGVQQVEKRMFGREGANVRIVDASLNTIEANDGPYGNFKPIYQEYVEFPKDTKGNRYQAGVFFAYEACGLGFRRGGKILGNMSKFVGHVLQ, encoded by the coding sequence ATGATTAAATTACAAAAAATAAACCCGATTAGCGATGCCATTTTAGAAGAAATCGGATTCAATTGGCATACCGACAGCGACAACACCAAATACGTTGCGGATGAGCTGGTCATCGTCACGGATAAAGAGGCAGAAGCCTATTATGATGCAGTCAACGAGCTGTATGATATGTATGCGACAGCAGCCCAATATGTCATCGATAATAACCTCTTTTTTGAATTGGGTATCCCGTTTAATCTTGTAGAAATGATTAAAAAAAGCTGGGAAAACGATGTACACTGGCACCTCTACGGTCGATTTGACCTCTCGGGAGGAATCGGTGGTGCTCCGATCAAACTGATTGAGTTCAATGCAGACACCCCTACGGCACTTTTCGAAACTGTGATTTTGCAATGGGCACTCTTAAAATACAACGAAATGGATGAAGAGCGTCAATTTAATACTATTTATGAAGCGATCACTGAAAACTTTCGCCGTCTCATCACGCTCTTCGATGATACCGAGAAATTTGATTCACTGTATGAGGGGTGGAAAATTCTTTTCAGTGCGGTAAGCGGCAATGTCGAAGAGGAACAAACGGTTCGATTGCTACAACAAATGGCATCCGATGCAGGTTTTAATACAGGATTCGAACCCTTAGGGGGAGTCACATTTGATGGTGAGGGGATTTATGATAGTGAAGAATCCCCGTATGAATATTGGTTTAAACTCTTTCCGTGGGAAGATATCGCAATCGAAGAGCCTGAACTGGCCACCTTACTCACAAACATCATGAACAATCAAAAGGCCATTATTTTAAATCCGGCCTACACTCTTTTGTTTCAATCAAAAGGGATGATGAAAATACTGTGCGACCTCTTCCCGGATTCACCTTATCTTCTAAAAACGTCATTTGAGCCGCTCCAAGGGGTTCAGCAGGTCGAAAAACGGATGTTTGGACGTGAAGGTGCCAATGTACGTATTGTGGATGCTTCTCTCAACACCATTGAAGCCAATGACGGACCTTACGGTAATTTCAAACCGATCTATCAAGAGTATGTCGAGTTTCCGAAAGATACAAAAGGTAATAGATATCAGGCAGGTGTCTTTTTCGCCTATGAAGCATGCGGTTTAGGATTCCGAAGAGGCGGTAAAATTTTGGGCAATATGTCCAAATTTGTCGGGCATGTATTACAGTAG
- a CDS encoding GNAT family N-acyltransferase, which yields MKCTVASTEMERTAILRQRYDIFVKESGYFVPKEKDDRLEYDSYDDHSLLFGVWENGSLIASCRLVLPNSSLGLPTLKAMEIDADRIQRDQPTAEISRITIAPEHRVFRKTIKILQTMQEEINRVSSTCGIKQFIGAVEPSFLRLLNCSRLSYQPIGPLQHLIGAERYPVILTHKNLTIP from the coding sequence GTGAAATGCACAGTAGCATCAACGGAAATGGAACGGACTGCTATATTGCGGCAACGGTATGATATTTTTGTAAAAGAGTCCGGTTATTTTGTCCCGAAAGAGAAAGATGATCGACTTGAATACGATTCATATGACGACCACTCCCTTTTATTCGGGGTGTGGGAGAACGGATCTTTGATTGCATCGTGCCGACTTGTTCTTCCAAACTCTTCATTGGGATTACCGACACTTAAAGCAATGGAAATCGATGCGGACAGAATCCAACGTGATCAGCCTACAGCCGAGATTTCACGTATTACTATTGCCCCGGAGCACAGAGTTTTTAGAAAAACGATCAAAATTTTGCAAACGATGCAAGAAGAGATAAATCGGGTCTCTTCCACGTGTGGAATAAAACAATTTATAGGAGCGGTTGAACCCAGTTTTTTACGACTTCTTAACTGTTCTAGACTCTCTTATCAGCCGATCGGTCCATTGCAACACCTTATCGGCGCAGAGCGATATCCGGTTATATTAACACATAAAAATTTGACTATACCCTGA
- a CDS encoding EAL domain-containing protein: protein MMFLSKTRLSYKIVGSLILIFLLILMSIGTIVSIVFENTILVSEKQKANLLLETIEKPLQIALYLKFYDQISQKVAPAVSVPDVTELEIRDQSGKRLYFYTHSKEHLKSRHEAMSVTHILKEPTSGELMGSVTLRYSDLAYEETRKSIHKIVYGVWVSIAVIFFAAVWWVRYLLSPLTKIAKKVRYYKPGDQMMFEEDGSVEIEQIVTAFNTMQKTTQHYLEQMETMNSSLEMKVNEKTRELETQFYTDQLTNLPNRYKLQEILLQGDLLALAIVNIDDFKEVNDFFGISIGDEILKQFALWLKELSSASYRLGGDEFALVFSNLYNQNELEHRLNILAKLLDEKTFVVKEESFNIRISIGVAMGNEKVLTRADIALHHAKANRKQIAFYNHEEGIEEQYRSNLTMASNVRRALFDNRIICHYQPIVNLNTGMVHKYETLVRMIDDEGNIIPPIKFLSIAKQTKLYPRITLEVVYQACTLFASRKEEFSINLSDSDIRNPHTVSEIIKTITETGTADRIVFEILESEGIESYEEVTRFISQVKVLGAKIAIDDFGTGYSNFENILKLGVDYIKIDGSLIREIAGNSRHHIIVETIIDFAKKIDAKTIAEFVSDEEIYNTIKAIGVDYSQGYFTGKPTSLL, encoded by the coding sequence ATGATGTTTCTCTCTAAGACTCGTCTTTCATATAAAATCGTAGGATCTTTGATTTTAATATTCCTTTTGATTTTGATGTCAATTGGAACCATAGTCAGTATTGTTTTTGAAAACACGATCTTGGTTTCAGAAAAACAAAAAGCGAATTTATTGCTGGAAACCATTGAAAAACCGCTTCAAATTGCTCTTTATTTAAAGTTTTACGATCAAATTTCACAAAAAGTTGCTCCTGCCGTATCGGTACCCGATGTAACGGAATTGGAGATTCGTGATCAGAGCGGAAAGAGACTTTATTTTTATACGCACAGTAAAGAACATTTGAAATCCCGACATGAAGCGATGAGCGTCACGCATATATTGAAAGAACCTACAAGCGGAGAATTGATGGGTTCCGTCACATTGCGTTACAGTGATTTAGCCTATGAAGAGACGCGTAAATCCATTCATAAAATCGTATATGGTGTATGGGTAAGTATCGCCGTGATTTTTTTTGCCGCAGTCTGGTGGGTTCGTTATCTTCTCTCTCCTCTTACTAAGATCGCTAAAAAAGTCCGTTATTACAAGCCGGGTGATCAAATGATGTTTGAGGAAGACGGCAGTGTTGAGATCGAGCAGATAGTTACCGCATTTAATACGATGCAAAAAACGACCCAACACTATCTGGAACAAATGGAAACGATGAACAGCTCTCTTGAAATGAAGGTCAATGAAAAAACCCGTGAGTTGGAAACTCAGTTTTATACGGATCAACTGACAAATTTACCCAATCGATACAAGCTTCAAGAAATATTGTTACAAGGGGATCTCTTAGCTTTGGCAATCGTCAATATAGATGATTTCAAAGAAGTAAATGATTTCTTCGGAATTTCAATCGGTGATGAAATACTCAAGCAATTCGCGTTATGGCTCAAGGAGTTATCGAGTGCATCTTACCGTTTAGGAGGTGACGAATTTGCTTTGGTATTTAGCAATTTATATAACCAAAATGAATTGGAACATCGGTTAAATATACTTGCAAAATTATTAGATGAAAAAACATTTGTGGTCAAAGAAGAGAGCTTCAATATCCGAATAAGTATCGGTGTCGCTATGGGAAATGAGAAAGTACTGACCCGGGCTGATATTGCTTTGCATCATGCGAAAGCGAATCGAAAACAGATAGCCTTTTACAATCATGAAGAAGGAATTGAAGAACAATATCGATCGAATCTGACAATGGCTTCTAATGTCCGTAGAGCATTATTTGATAATCGTATTATTTGTCACTATCAGCCTATAGTGAATCTAAATACGGGGATGGTTCATAAATATGAAACATTGGTACGGATGATAGATGACGAAGGAAATATCATTCCTCCGATCAAGTTTTTATCGATTGCAAAACAAACGAAACTTTATCCCCGTATTACCCTTGAAGTGGTTTATCAGGCTTGTACACTCTTCGCTTCACGCAAAGAGGAATTTTCAATTAATCTATCAGACAGTGATATTCGTAATCCTCATACGGTCAGTGAAATTATTAAAACGATCACCGAAACCGGTACGGCAGACCGGATCGTTTTTGAGATTTTAGAATCTGAGGGGATTGAAAGTTACGAAGAAGTGACACGGTTTATTTCACAGGTAAAAGTTTTGGGGGCAAAAATAGCGATTGATGATTTTGGAACGGGGTATTCTAATTTTGAAAACATACTCAAACTGGGTGTGGATTACATCAAGATTGACGGTTCATTGATACGGGAGATCGCAGGGAACTCACGTCATCATATTATTGTTGAAACGATTATTGATTTCGCCAAGAAAATTGATGCGAAAACAATTGCAGAATTTGTATCGGATGAGGAAATTTACAACACGATCAAGGCAATCGGCGTCGATTATTCACAGGGTTATTTTACCGGTAAACCGACATCACTACTGTAA
- the carB gene encoding carbamoyl-phosphate synthase large subunit — MPKRDDIKTILLIGSGPIVIGQACEFDYSGTQAVKTLKELGYRVVLINSNPATIMTDPEFADRTYIEPIKPEIIAEIIKKEKVDAILPTMGGQTALNAAMKMHELGMLEGIEFLGANPSAIKKGEDRQAFKECMVKIGMDLPISRYAYNMDEAMAAAEAIGFPIIIRASYTLAGGGSGVAYNIDEFKLLAQRGLDESPITEILIEESLLGWKEYEMEVIRDRNDNCIIVCSIENFDPMGVHTGDSITVAPALTLTDKEYQRMRDASFAILREIGVDTGGSNVQFSVNPKTGRMIVIEMNPRVSRSSALASKATGYPIAKVATLLAVGFTLDEITNDITGTPAAFEPVIDYIVTKVPRFTFEKFPEAESTLTTSMKSVGEAMAIGRTFKESVQKALCSLETGLSGFDPIAGDEEFVKHEIRRPNAERILYVGQGFRMGLSKEEIFELSKIDPWFLTQIEEIIAQEKTITAATLTDETQLRRLKTEGFSDKNIARLIGGGTKENDVYDARKALGIAFEYNEVDTCAAEFGSLTPYLYSTTNITRLGLQAPRQSDKKKVMILGGGPNRIGQGIEFDYCCVHASFALKEMGIETIMVNCNPETVSTDYDTSDVLYFEPIDFEHVRSIVEAEQPDGIIVHFGGQTPLKLANGLHAIGAKIAGTSAEVIDLAENREKFSAFVIEQGLKQPENGLSMTKEGAFEIAEKLGYPVLVRPSYVLGGRAMRIVYNEDELRTYMDVAVSVSNDSPVLVDKFLDQAVELDVDAISDGTEVYIGSVMQHIEEAGIHSGDSACSLPPVSLSAEIQAQVEQQTKKIALGLGVIGLLNIQYAIYQNEVYLIEVNPRASRTVPFVSKATGMPLAKVATRVMLGDTLRNALKFYDNYNIVMEADGLLKPRLKGHVAIKEAVFPFNKLYGADLVLSPEMKSTGEVMGISQNFGVSFAKSQLAAGNKIPTSGTCFLSFIESDKVHAPEIARGLHNQGFKLVATRGTQKAIEAAGIPCEAVLKISEGRPNIEDVMKNGEISLAINTSDNKTSKKDAEQIRQIVLRMGTPYFTTLSAARAAIEAMGHMHDDSWMEPHAIQDYLIP; from the coding sequence ATGCCAAAACGCGACGACATCAAAACGATATTACTCATCGGATCAGGCCCGATCGTCATCGGTCAAGCCTGTGAATTTGACTATTCAGGAACACAAGCGGTTAAAACGCTCAAAGAGCTTGGCTACCGCGTAGTTTTGATCAACTCGAATCCGGCAACGATCATGACCGACCCCGAATTTGCCGATCGTACCTACATCGAACCTATCAAACCCGAAATCATCGCCGAAATCATCAAAAAAGAAAAAGTAGACGCTATCTTGCCTACAATGGGGGGACAAACCGCCCTTAATGCCGCGATGAAAATGCACGAACTCGGGATGCTTGAGGGGATCGAATTTCTCGGTGCCAATCCAAGCGCTATCAAAAAAGGGGAAGACCGCCAAGCGTTCAAAGAGTGTATGGTTAAAATCGGAATGGACTTACCGATTTCCCGCTATGCTTACAATATGGACGAAGCGATGGCAGCAGCCGAAGCAATCGGTTTCCCGATCATCATTCGTGCTTCGTACACTCTTGCAGGGGGCGGAAGCGGTGTCGCTTACAATATCGATGAATTCAAACTTCTTGCCCAACGCGGGCTGGATGAGTCGCCGATTACCGAAATTTTGATCGAAGAATCACTTCTCGGGTGGAAAGAATACGAGATGGAAGTTATCCGCGACCGCAACGATAACTGTATCATCGTCTGTTCGATTGAAAACTTCGATCCGATGGGTGTCCATACAGGAGATTCGATCACCGTTGCCCCTGCCCTCACCCTCACCGACAAAGAGTATCAGCGTATGCGTGACGCATCGTTCGCTATTTTGCGTGAAATCGGTGTTGATACGGGCGGATCTAACGTACAGTTCTCCGTTAACCCTAAAACGGGACGTATGATCGTTATCGAGATGAACCCGCGTGTATCGCGTTCATCGGCGTTGGCATCAAAAGCGACCGGTTACCCGATCGCCAAAGTAGCAACGCTCCTTGCAGTCGGATTTACCCTCGATGAGATCACGAATGACATCACCGGAACTCCTGCGGCATTTGAACCGGTTATCGACTATATCGTGACCAAAGTTCCTCGCTTTACGTTCGAAAAGTTCCCTGAAGCGGAATCGACCCTTACCACCAGTATGAAATCGGTCGGTGAAGCGATGGCGATTGGCCGCACTTTCAAAGAATCAGTGCAAAAAGCGCTCTGTTCTCTTGAAACAGGTCTCAGCGGTTTTGATCCGATAGCAGGTGATGAAGAGTTTGTTAAACACGAAATCCGTCGTCCGAATGCGGAACGTATCCTCTATGTCGGACAAGGTTTCCGTATGGGGCTTTCCAAAGAGGAGATTTTCGAACTCTCTAAAATCGATCCGTGGTTCTTGACCCAAATCGAAGAAATCATCGCTCAAGAAAAAACCATTACAGCGGCAACGCTTACCGATGAAACACAGCTTCGCCGTCTAAAAACCGAAGGGTTCTCCGATAAAAACATCGCTCGTCTAATCGGTGGCGGCACAAAAGAAAACGATGTCTATGATGCACGCAAAGCACTCGGAATCGCCTTCGAATACAATGAAGTCGATACTTGTGCGGCAGAATTCGGATCACTCACTCCATATCTCTATTCAACAACCAATATCACACGCCTTGGGCTTCAAGCACCGCGCCAAAGTGACAAGAAAAAAGTGATGATTCTCGGCGGAGGACCGAACCGTATCGGCCAAGGGATCGAGTTTGACTACTGCTGTGTCCACGCCTCATTCGCCCTTAAAGAGATGGGAATCGAGACAATCATGGTCAATTGTAACCCGGAAACCGTTTCAACCGACTACGATACCTCTGACGTCCTTTACTTTGAACCGATCGATTTCGAACATGTCCGCTCCATCGTCGAAGCGGAACAGCCTGATGGTATCATCGTCCACTTCGGAGGGCAAACACCTCTTAAATTGGCTAACGGCCTTCATGCCATCGGCGCTAAAATCGCCGGTACATCGGCAGAGGTAATCGACTTGGCGGAAAACCGTGAGAAATTTTCGGCATTCGTCATCGAACAAGGATTGAAACAACCTGAAAACGGTCTTTCAATGACCAAAGAGGGTGCATTCGAGATCGCTGAAAAACTCGGCTATCCGGTACTGGTTCGTCCGTCGTATGTTTTGGGTGGACGTGCAATGCGTATCGTTTATAACGAAGACGAACTCCGTACCTATATGGACGTCGCCGTATCGGTGAGCAACGATTCTCCGGTTCTCGTCGACAAATTCCTCGACCAAGCGGTTGAACTGGATGTTGATGCCATCAGTGACGGCACAGAAGTCTACATCGGTTCCGTTATGCAGCACATCGAAGAGGCAGGTATTCATTCAGGAGACAGTGCATGTTCACTTCCTCCAGTAAGTCTCAGTGCCGAGATTCAAGCTCAAGTTGAACAACAAACGAAGAAAATTGCATTAGGTTTAGGCGTTATCGGTCTTTTGAATATCCAATACGCAATCTATCAAAACGAAGTCTATTTGATTGAAGTTAACCCAAGAGCATCGCGTACCGTTCCGTTTGTCTCCAAAGCGACCGGAATGCCGCTTGCAAAAGTTGCAACCCGCGTTATGCTTGGTGATACACTCCGTAATGCACTGAAATTCTACGATAACTATAATATCGTGATGGAAGCGGACGGACTTCTCAAACCGCGTCTCAAAGGACACGTAGCGATTAAAGAAGCGGTATTCCCGTTCAACAAACTCTACGGAGCCGATTTGGTTCTCTCCCCTGAAATGAAATCAACCGGAGAAGTAATGGGTATCAGTCAAAACTTCGGCGTCAGTTTCGCGAAAAGTCAGCTGGCGGCAGGTAATAAAATCCCGACATCCGGAACGTGTTTCCTCTCTTTCATCGAATCCGATAAAGTCCATGCTCCTGAAATCGCACGCGGATTGCACAATCAAGGATTCAAACTTGTAGCTACACGCGGTACCCAAAAAGCCATTGAAGCTGCCGGGATTCCGTGTGAAGCGGTTTTGAAAATCAGTGAAGGCCGTCCGAATATCGAAGACGTCATGAAAAACGGAGAAATCTCTTTGGCTATCAACACCTCCGATAACAAAACATCCAAAAAAGATGCCGAACAAATCCGCCAAATCGTATTGCGTATGGGAACCCCGTATTTCACAACCCTTAGTGCCGCGCGTGCTGCTATCGAAGCGATGGGGCATATGCACGATGACAGCTGGATGGAACCGCACGCGATCCAAGACTACCTCATTCCCTAA
- a CDS encoding TonB-dependent receptor has protein sequence MNYSSLALLLIPFSLFAAESEVNSNLFHNLTDDMSTIAQTAKDQRANIDYLPFIMTVFDGEELAHAGASSLKEALSLAAGVNIASDNLSLFNPVFRGSNPVAYGQSKLIVDGIEVNDLFFDGYTAYLSMPIDMIKRIEIVRGPGSYSDGHSGYAGSIVVTTYKGEAPADGVSRWFASAGTYGTKKAGVSYATRDDDFSFAADLYTVHDSLSLTYGLDGLSNNLLGAPNAHLARSGDAPAATDATMLSASLSKGAFFADGRLSTYRHGSGGGINYALASEGDHYNIDQWQIRAGAHYNINSFSGTLQAAVIQDSFTSHQLLAPAGLRLPSLTPPTTIVTYPDGFYGIHEAFIRTYRINNTLAGSLLGGDTTFGISGSWSNVTSEKTITTDRDSGTGMTDYSTTLPFFNPKGSINNLTAYMTYEKVISPSLTGYGSLTIDRRNGISPQVDPRIAAVYAIDPANLIKFSISRAHRNPSWQEMFTLNNKARWGNPDLLPETVMAYETQFIHQFETDHTLSVNLFHLNNNNQIYLQYNTSLARYEYVNGSKSTIQGIEGEWRKRYDATTFYAAYTHIWAEDGNGVTLANAPSDTARGFITHSLNENWFGSLAGRWQNKIPRAATDTRNDMKAIGIVDTSIGYKLPYLNSEIQFTLKNIFDEKELYPSPPNTYDGDYPSTGRAFMATLRGTF, from the coding sequence ATGAATTACTCCTCACTCGCTTTATTGTTAATCCCTTTCTCTCTCTTTGCCGCTGAGTCAGAAGTAAACTCCAATCTCTTTCATAATCTCACTGATGATATGAGTACTATTGCACAAACGGCAAAAGATCAACGGGCGAATATCGATTATCTTCCGTTTATCATGACGGTATTTGACGGTGAAGAACTTGCCCATGCAGGGGCTTCATCGTTAAAAGAAGCTCTGAGTCTTGCAGCAGGTGTCAATATCGCCAGTGACAATCTCTCTTTATTTAACCCTGTTTTCCGCGGTTCCAATCCTGTCGCATACGGACAAAGCAAGCTGATCGTTGACGGCATCGAAGTCAATGACCTTTTTTTCGACGGTTATACCGCCTATCTAAGTATGCCGATTGACATGATCAAACGGATCGAAATCGTCCGTGGCCCGGGCAGCTACAGTGACGGTCATTCAGGCTATGCGGGATCCATCGTCGTCACCACCTATAAAGGGGAAGCTCCAGCTGATGGAGTCAGTCGTTGGTTTGCCTCTGCAGGTACGTACGGTACTAAAAAAGCCGGAGTTTCCTATGCAACAAGAGATGATGATTTTTCTTTTGCGGCAGATCTGTATACCGTCCATGATAGTCTCTCCCTAACATATGGGTTGGATGGCCTTTCGAATAATCTTCTCGGCGCTCCTAATGCCCACCTCGCACGCTCAGGCGATGCCCCGGCAGCTACCGATGCAACTATGCTTTCTGCATCGCTCTCCAAGGGAGCCTTTTTTGCTGACGGCCGTCTCTCTACCTATCGCCACGGTTCCGGAGGCGGTATAAACTATGCATTAGCTTCTGAAGGAGACCACTACAATATCGACCAGTGGCAAATCAGAGCAGGTGCCCACTATAACATAAATAGTTTTTCCGGAACCCTCCAAGCCGCGGTGATTCAAGACAGCTTCACGAGTCACCAGCTCCTTGCACCTGCAGGACTGAGACTTCCCTCTCTTACACCGCCTACAACAATCGTAACCTATCCGGACGGTTTTTATGGGATTCATGAAGCATTTATACGGACATATCGAATTAACAATACCCTTGCAGGAAGTTTACTAGGTGGTGACACCACTTTTGGGATCAGCGGTTCATGGAGCAATGTTACCTCAGAAAAAACCATCACTACCGACCGAGACAGCGGAACGGGAATGACCGATTATTCGACGACGCTTCCTTTTTTCAATCCAAAAGGCTCCATCAATAATCTGACAGCCTATATGACCTATGAAAAGGTCATCTCCCCCTCTCTCACCGGGTATGGCTCACTTACGATCGATCGAAGAAATGGCATTAGCCCCCAGGTTGATCCGAGGATTGCAGCTGTCTATGCGATCGATCCTGCAAACCTGATCAAATTTTCAATCTCCCGTGCCCACAGAAATCCTTCATGGCAGGAGATGTTTACCCTTAATAATAAAGCACGTTGGGGAAATCCGGATTTGTTGCCTGAAACCGTCATGGCATATGAAACGCAATTTATTCATCAATTCGAAACAGATCATACCCTTTCGGTTAACCTCTTTCACCTAAACAATAACAATCAGATTTATCTGCAATACAATACTTCATTGGCTCGTTATGAGTACGTTAACGGGTCTAAAAGTACAATTCAGGGGATCGAAGGGGAGTGGCGGAAACGATATGATGCAACCACGTTCTATGCCGCATATACACATATATGGGCTGAAGACGGCAATGGTGTGACATTGGCAAATGCTCCGTCTGATACAGCACGAGGATTTATTACACACAGTTTGAACGAAAACTGGTTCGGTTCTTTAGCCGGTCGATGGCAAAATAAAATCCCAAGAGCAGCAACCGATACTCGCAATGATATGAAAGCAATCGGAATCGTCGATACTTCTATCGGATATAAACTTCCATACCTCAACAGCGAAATTCAATTTACGCTCAAAAATATATTTGATGAGAAAGAACTTTATCCAAGCCCTCCAAATACATATGACGGGGATTATCCGTCAACCGGACGCGCGTTTATGGCAACACTACGGGGTACATTTTGA